In Dehalococcoidia bacterium, the following are encoded in one genomic region:
- a CDS encoding ABC transporter permease, whose translation MRLDNATTRTTVPANPLRLAARVLRSIASFVRRKPLGGVGALLVIASLATALLAPLLAPYDPSDILPGKLFLSPRTGFPAGTDNLGRDQLSRIIWGSQVSVYVGLTAVALGTTFGSLLGLVSAYLGGGFDTLLQRLVDALMAFPTLVLALIIAATLGASVNNVVLAIAVVLIPQSSRVVRSVALSVKEAQYVDAARAVGASHARVLFLHILPQCTAPYLIIATAGIGFAIVVEASISFLGAGPPPPTATWGNMLSGAARQFAERAPWMVLFPGIAISLTVFGFNLLGDALRDVLDPRLRN comes from the coding sequence ATGCGCCTGGACAACGCGACAACCCGCACGACCGTCCCCGCCAACCCGCTCAGGCTGGCCGCCCGCGTACTGAGGAGCATCGCGTCCTTCGTCCGGCGAAAGCCCCTCGGCGGCGTGGGCGCGCTGCTGGTCATTGCGTCCCTGGCCACGGCCCTGCTCGCGCCCCTGCTTGCGCCGTACGACCCCTCCGACATCTTGCCGGGCAAGCTCTTCCTCTCGCCGCGGACCGGGTTTCCCGCCGGGACCGACAACCTGGGCCGCGACCAGCTCAGCCGCATCATCTGGGGCTCGCAGGTTTCCGTCTACGTGGGTCTCACGGCCGTCGCCCTCGGCACGACATTCGGCTCGCTGCTCGGACTCGTGAGCGCCTATCTAGGCGGCGGCTTCGACACCCTGTTGCAACGGCTCGTGGACGCGCTCATGGCGTTCCCTACTCTGGTGCTGGCGCTGATTATCGCGGCCACCCTCGGCGCGTCGGTGAATAACGTAGTGCTTGCCATCGCCGTGGTGCTCATACCCCAGTCCAGCCGCGTGGTGAGATCGGTGGCGCTCTCGGTCAAGGAGGCGCAGTACGTGGATGCGGCCCGCGCCGTGGGCGCCAGCCACGCCCGCGTCCTCTTCCTGCACATCCTGCCTCAGTGCACCGCTCCCTATCTGATTATCGCTACGGCGGGGATAGGATTCGCCATTGTCGTAGAGGCGTCCATCAGCTTCCTGGGCGCAGGCCCGCCGCCGCCGACGGCGACGTGGGGCAACATGCTCTCCGGAGCGGCCCGGCAGTTCGCGGAGCGCGCGCCGTGGATGGTGCTCTTCCCCGGCATCGCCATCAGCCTGACGGTCTTCGGGTTCAACCTGCTGGGCGACGCCCTGCGCGACGTGCTGGACCCGCGCCTGCGGAACTAG
- a CDS encoding ABC transporter permease, which produces MPQYLARRFLLFIPTLLLVSAVIFTVLRVLPGDVAVLILAGPEGQGRYTQADLENVRTRLGLNQPIHVQYLSWISNAVRLDLGDSLFTGLSVRDEMVRRLPVTFELAMVTLAASLLIALPLGMIMALRQDTPLDYFLRIFTIGGLTMPPFWIGSIIILALVLFFEWMPPIGWKSIFADPWGNLQIIIFPSVAMGYFYAAVVSRMTRSTMLEVLRQDYVRTAWAKGLRERVVVLRHMLRNALLPVITISAFQFGGLLGGTVVMEWLFALPGLGTALVSSILDRDYPMVQAIILLIALWFMLINLGVDLLYGWLDPRIRYR; this is translated from the coding sequence ATGCCGCAGTATCTGGCCCGGCGCTTCCTGCTCTTTATCCCCACCCTGTTGCTGGTGTCCGCCGTCATTTTCACCGTCCTCCGCGTGCTGCCCGGGGACGTGGCCGTGCTCATCCTTGCGGGACCGGAGGGCCAGGGCCGGTACACCCAGGCCGACCTGGAGAACGTGCGCACCCGACTGGGGCTGAACCAGCCTATCCATGTCCAGTACCTGTCGTGGATAAGCAACGCAGTGCGGCTGGACCTGGGCGATTCCCTTTTCACCGGCCTCTCCGTCCGCGATGAGATGGTCCGCCGCCTACCCGTGACGTTTGAGCTGGCGATGGTCACCCTGGCCGCGTCGCTGCTCATCGCGCTGCCTCTGGGCATGATCATGGCGCTGCGCCAGGACACGCCGCTGGACTATTTCCTGCGCATCTTCACCATCGGCGGGCTTACCATGCCTCCCTTCTGGATAGGCAGCATCATCATCCTCGCGCTGGTCCTCTTCTTCGAATGGATGCCCCCCATCGGCTGGAAAAGCATCTTCGCCGACCCCTGGGGCAACCTTCAGATCATCATCTTCCCCTCAGTGGCAATGGGCTACTTCTACGCCGCCGTGGTGAGCCGCATGACCCGCTCCACCATGCTGGAGGTGCTGCGCCAGGACTACGTGCGCACCGCGTGGGCCAAGGGCCTGCGCGAGCGGGTGGTCGTGTTGCGCCACATGCTGCGCAACGCCCTGCTGCCGGTCATCACCATCAGCGCGTTCCAGTTCGGCGGCCTGCTGGGCGGAACTGTGGTCATGGAGTGGCTTTTCGCCCTCCCCGGCCTGGGCACCGCGCTGGTCAGCAGCATACTGGACAGGGACTATCCCATGGTCCAGGCTATTATCCTGCTCATTGCGTTGTGGTTCATGCTCATTAACCTTGGGGTTGACCTGCTGTACGGGTGGCTTGACCCGCGCATCCGGTACAGGTAG
- a CDS encoding ABC transporter substrate-binding protein, with protein MKVTRRLLSAVAAVGLLAVSCAPTPAKPPSAAPQAAPTVAVAQPSPSPTATAREVFPTPAPATRPPPATPTPASRADAPKRGGWMVAYMTSIGRTLDPNQETSVLPSEALASTFHRLTAIDSQRLPKERVLIGQLAEKWESDATAQKWTFRLKTGFQFHDGQPVTSADVKATIERMRDAPGGIISPYKRVMSAVERVETPDERTVVIITKQPSPWMLSFLALPTTSIVPAHIVSKDQKALEKKPVGSGPFKFSAREDDVKLEFVRNDKYYDPQLPYLDGHRWLVIREAATQFAALRTGRVNFTGFGTRGLTKSEADLLAQRVPGVSIERHGTTAIQYLWLNTRSGPFKDLRVRQAAAMVLNQQEIVDIAHEGIGFKGDFTGPAGLTWSLPEDTLKKIPAYRGSTDADIAAAKSLMKEAGYPDGFRAESLLPDLTGYEFRLAVETKQLAKIGIIVTAKLTRYPVEWLPAMREGRFTLTEGPTQPVLYDPQALLSVWTTGDEGNYTGLSDPKVDELYQKQGLIVDPVERKKVVDQLQERLWEMAPAIPVYQSMYIHATLPEVRGWTHPGIVGDNFWYERLWIAQ; from the coding sequence ATGAAAGTCACGCGCCGTCTCCTGTCCGCGGTCGCAGCCGTGGGCCTGCTCGCCGTATCCTGCGCGCCCACACCCGCGAAGCCGCCCTCCGCCGCACCCCAGGCGGCGCCCACCGTGGCGGTCGCGCAGCCGTCGCCGTCTCCCACGGCCACCGCACGCGAGGTATTCCCGACTCCGGCCCCCGCCACCCGGCCTCCACCCGCCACGCCCACGCCGGCGTCCAGGGCGGATGCGCCAAAGCGCGGCGGCTGGATGGTGGCCTACATGACCAGCATTGGGCGCACGCTGGACCCCAACCAGGAGACCAGCGTCCTCCCCAGCGAGGCCCTGGCCAGCACGTTCCACCGGCTTACCGCGATTGACTCGCAGCGCCTGCCGAAAGAGCGCGTCCTCATCGGGCAGCTCGCCGAGAAATGGGAGTCGGACGCTACGGCCCAGAAGTGGACGTTCCGGCTGAAGACCGGCTTCCAGTTCCACGACGGCCAGCCCGTGACCTCCGCGGACGTGAAGGCGACGATCGAGCGCATGCGGGACGCGCCCGGCGGCATCATCAGCCCCTACAAGCGCGTGATGTCCGCCGTCGAGAGGGTGGAGACGCCCGACGAACGGACAGTGGTGATCATCACGAAGCAGCCGTCGCCGTGGATGCTGTCCTTCCTCGCTCTTCCCACCACGTCCATTGTTCCCGCGCACATCGTCTCCAAGGACCAGAAGGCGCTGGAGAAAAAGCCCGTTGGCAGCGGCCCCTTCAAGTTCAGCGCCCGCGAAGACGACGTAAAGCTTGAGTTCGTCCGCAATGACAAATACTACGACCCCCAGCTTCCCTATTTGGACGGCCACCGCTGGCTCGTCATCCGCGAGGCTGCGACGCAGTTCGCGGCGCTGCGGACGGGACGTGTGAACTTCACCGGCTTCGGGACGCGCGGTCTTACCAAGTCGGAGGCGGACCTCCTTGCGCAACGCGTACCGGGAGTGTCCATCGAACGCCACGGGACGACTGCAATCCAGTACCTGTGGTTGAATACGCGGTCAGGCCCGTTCAAGGACCTGCGGGTCCGCCAGGCGGCGGCCATGGTACTGAATCAGCAGGAGATTGTCGACATCGCGCACGAGGGTATTGGATTCAAGGGGGACTTCACCGGGCCCGCCGGCCTGACGTGGTCCCTGCCGGAAGATACGCTCAAGAAAATCCCCGCGTACCGCGGCTCCACGGATGCGGACATCGCCGCCGCAAAGAGCCTCATGAAGGAGGCGGGATATCCCGACGGCTTCCGTGCCGAATCCCTGCTGCCCGACCTCACCGGCTATGAGTTCCGTCTGGCGGTGGAAACCAAGCAGCTCGCCAAGATAGGCATCATCGTTACCGCAAAACTCACTCGTTACCCCGTCGAGTGGCTGCCCGCCATGCGCGAAGGGCGGTTCACGTTGACGGAGGGGCCCACGCAACCGGTCCTCTACGACCCCCAGGCGCTTCTGTCCGTCTGGACAACGGGTGATGAGGGCAACTACACGGGCCTCAGCGACCCGAAGGTAGACGAGCTCTACCAGAAACAGGGCTTGATCGTGGACCCCGTCGAGCGCAAGAAGGTCGTTGACCAGCTCCAGGAGCGCCTGTGGGAGATGGCTCCCGCCATTCCAGTCTACCAATCCATGTACATCCACGCCACTTTGCCGGAGGTCCGGGGCTGGACGCATCCCGGCATCGTAGGGGACAACTTCTGGTATGAACGGCTCTGGATCGCGCAGTAG
- a CDS encoding ABC transporter substrate-binding protein, giving the protein MNIVRPLSSAATVLALALSACAPVSAPPPPSAPQAAPTAAPQPAAQPTVSSQQLRPTPVPATPRPAQATPAPAAASDEPKRGGWLIAYGASTERTLDPNQETSIFPSQFLTGAFHRLVTIDPEQLPKERVMIGQLAERWEVDKSAQKWTFYLKSGYTFHDGQPLTSADVKATLERMRDAPGGIISPFKQVASAIEKVETPDATTVVITTKRPAAWMLTFLAQPTTSIVPAHIVSKDQKALEKRPIGSGPFKFSVREPDVKAEFVRNDKNRDPKLPYLDGIRWLTIREATTQFAAIRTGRVNFTGFGTRGLSKSEADLLTQRTPGVRISRYGTTTVQFLWLNTRAGPFKDVRVRQAAAKVIGQQEIIDVAHEGAGFKGDFTGPAGLTWSLPEDKLNTLPAYKGPTAADAADAKKLLAQAGYPDGFKVEWLLPDTPGYEFRLAVETKQLAKIGITVNAKISRYPVEWVPALREGRFTLGEGPGADVFYDPDALLAMWTTGALDNRPGLSDAQVDDLYNKQGLTVDPVERKKLVDQLQLRLWELAPAIPTYNGMYHHATLPEIRGWTHPGILRDNFWYEKVWIAP; this is encoded by the coding sequence ATGAACATAGTCCGGCCTCTGTCCTCCGCGGCCACGGTTCTTGCCTTGGCGCTGTCGGCCTGCGCCCCCGTTTCCGCGCCGCCTCCCCCTTCCGCACCCCAGGCGGCGCCCACCGCAGCGCCCCAGCCCGCGGCGCAACCCACAGTCTCCTCGCAACAGTTGCGCCCCACGCCGGTCCCCGCTACGCCCCGTCCGGCGCAGGCGACCCCTGCTCCAGCAGCCGCATCGGACGAGCCCAAACGCGGCGGCTGGCTGATCGCGTATGGGGCGAGTACGGAGCGCACGCTGGACCCCAACCAGGAGACCAGCATCTTCCCAAGCCAGTTCCTGACCGGCGCCTTCCATAGACTGGTCACGATTGACCCGGAGCAGCTCCCCAAGGAACGCGTCATGATAGGCCAACTGGCCGAGCGGTGGGAGGTGGACAAGAGCGCCCAGAAGTGGACGTTCTATCTGAAAAGCGGCTACACCTTCCACGACGGCCAGCCGCTGACGTCCGCGGACGTGAAGGCGACCCTTGAACGGATGCGCGACGCGCCGGGCGGCATCATCAGCCCCTTTAAGCAGGTAGCCTCCGCAATCGAGAAGGTGGAAACTCCGGACGCCACGACTGTCGTCATCACCACCAAGCGTCCGGCGGCATGGATGCTCACGTTCCTGGCCCAACCCACAACGTCCATCGTCCCGGCGCACATCGTCTCCAAGGACCAGAAGGCGCTGGAGAAGAGGCCGATTGGCAGCGGCCCCTTCAAGTTCAGCGTCCGAGAACCCGATGTTAAAGCCGAGTTCGTCCGGAACGACAAGAACAGAGACCCCAAGCTACCCTACCTGGATGGCATACGCTGGCTGACCATCCGAGAAGCGACGACGCAGTTCGCCGCCATCCGCACGGGCCGGGTCAACTTCACAGGCTTCGGCACGCGCGGCCTCAGCAAGTCAGAGGCTGACCTGCTGACCCAGCGGACTCCCGGAGTCAGGATATCGCGCTACGGGACCACCACCGTCCAGTTCCTGTGGCTCAACACGCGCGCCGGCCCATTCAAGGACGTCCGCGTCCGCCAGGCCGCGGCCAAGGTCATCGGACAGCAGGAAATCATTGACGTTGCTCATGAAGGCGCCGGTTTCAAAGGAGACTTCACCGGGCCCGCGGGGTTGACCTGGTCACTGCCGGAGGACAAGCTCAACACTCTTCCCGCGTACAAGGGCCCGACAGCAGCGGACGCCGCCGACGCCAAGAAACTCCTGGCCCAGGCGGGTTACCCGGACGGGTTCAAGGTTGAATGGCTTCTGCCGGATACGCCGGGCTACGAGTTCCGCCTGGCTGTGGAGACCAAGCAGCTTGCCAAGATAGGCATCACGGTGAACGCCAAGATATCCCGCTACCCTGTGGAGTGGGTGCCCGCGTTGCGTGAGGGCCGATTCACCCTGGGCGAAGGCCCCGGCGCGGACGTGTTCTACGACCCGGACGCCCTCCTCGCCATGTGGACCACGGGCGCGCTGGACAACCGGCCCGGCCTCAGCGACGCCCAGGTGGACGATCTGTACAACAAGCAAGGCCTCACCGTTGACCCGGTGGAGCGCAAGAAGCTCGTTGACCAGTTGCAGCTCCGCCTGTGGGAGCTGGCGCCCGCCATCCCCACGTACAACGGCATGTACCATCACGCCACGCTCCCTGAGATCAGAGGCTGGACACACCCTGGCATTCTGCGCGACAATTTCTGGTACGAGAAGGTCTGGATAGCCCCGTAG
- a CDS encoding M20/M25/M40 family metallo-hydrolase: protein MSWLLPPLRARTFAALGLALSVALAACAVPQPPPPSSPTSAQTAPPARTPTVAPPPSAAHALPATPPASTAQPVAPPTTVSAPLSQADAATGETLGQWAYDYVRHLSVELGPRTSGTEREKRAADYIAAELRSLGYQVEIPPFPVQDYSEASRQVVQDAPDPASYRASPIILSGHGAVTTPLVQAGLGRPDDFPSNITGKVALMERGALTFQDKVANAAKAGAAAAMIYNNAPGPFQGSMQSRSAIPAVAVSREDGARLLELLDRGGVTVTVTVQVVESPSQNVIGEKPGGDRVIIIGGHYDTVAASPGANDNGSGTAVMLAVARYFAQRQLPVTLRFMGFGAEEAGLVGSRAYVRALPEAERKRIVGVLNLDALGTGAPLQMYGSTALTELMQRVADRMGITLRSESRPTGGSDHLSFMQADIPAVHISSSDLSRIHTSNDRIEFVERALLRDAALLAVAAVQELATGPQLR from the coding sequence ATGTCCTGGCTACTGCCACCCCTCCGGGCACGGACCTTCGCCGCGCTGGGCCTGGCGCTGAGCGTGGCGCTGGCCGCCTGCGCGGTCCCTCAACCTCCTCCGCCTTCGTCGCCCACGTCTGCGCAGACGGCGCCACCCGCGCGGACACCCACCGTCGCGCCTCCGCCATCCGCCGCGCACGCCCTTCCCGCCACACCCCCAGCCTCCACCGCGCAACCAGTGGCGCCGCCGACTACGGTTTCCGCGCCTCTCTCCCAAGCCGACGCCGCGACTGGCGAGACGCTCGGCCAGTGGGCTTACGACTACGTGCGACATCTGAGCGTTGAGCTGGGCCCCCGGACATCCGGCACCGAGAGGGAGAAACGCGCCGCCGACTACATAGCCGCCGAACTGCGTTCCCTGGGCTACCAAGTGGAAATACCCCCGTTTCCAGTGCAGGACTACTCGGAGGCGTCCAGGCAGGTCGTTCAGGACGCGCCTGACCCGGCCTCCTACCGCGCCAGCCCTATCATCCTGTCAGGCCACGGCGCTGTCACCACGCCGCTGGTGCAAGCCGGACTGGGCCGGCCCGACGACTTCCCATCGAACATCACGGGCAAGGTGGCCCTGATGGAGCGCGGCGCGCTCACCTTCCAGGACAAGGTAGCGAACGCCGCGAAGGCGGGTGCGGCGGCGGCCATGATCTATAACAACGCGCCGGGACCGTTCCAGGGGAGCATGCAGTCCCGCAGCGCCATTCCCGCCGTCGCCGTATCCCGCGAGGACGGCGCGCGTCTTCTGGAGCTTCTGGACAGGGGCGGTGTGACGGTGACCGTCACCGTGCAGGTGGTCGAGTCTCCCAGCCAGAACGTCATTGGCGAAAAGCCGGGCGGCGACAGGGTCATCATCATTGGCGGCCACTATGACACGGTGGCCGCCTCCCCTGGCGCCAACGATAACGGCTCCGGTACTGCCGTGATGCTGGCCGTCGCCCGATACTTCGCCCAGCGACAGTTGCCGGTCACGTTGCGGTTCATGGGGTTCGGCGCGGAGGAAGCGGGGCTGGTGGGCAGCCGCGCGTACGTCCGGGCGCTTCCGGAGGCCGAGAGGAAGCGCATCGTCGGAGTGCTGAACCTGGACGCGCTGGGCACGGGCGCGCCGCTCCAGATGTACGGAAGCACAGCGCTGACGGAGCTGATGCAGCGCGTGGCCGACCGCATGGGGATCACCCTGCGCAGCGAGTCCCGCCCCACGGGCGGCAGCGACCACCTCAGCTTCATGCAGGCGGACATCCCCGCGGTGCACATTTCCAGCAGCGACCTGAGCCGCATCCACACGTCCAACGACCGCATTGAGTTCGTCGAGAGGGCCTTGCTGCGGGATGCCGCTCTGCTGGCCGTGGCCGCGGTGCAGGAATTGGCGACGGGCCCTCAATTACGCTAG
- a CDS encoding ABC transporter ATP-binding protein has product MTTGDSGPLLLAQGLERAFESGGQRVLALRGVDVAVYPGDRLALMGRSGSGKTTLLNLLGGLDRPTSGTVLFQQQDLGRLPEAHLTKLRRTSIGFVFQSFGLIPLLSAYENVELALRIAGGPARERDGRAKECLELVGLAHRMKHRPYEMSGGEQQRVAIARAIANRPRLILADEPTGELDSTNAAAVFALLRDIALRDGAAVVVATHDPLVKDAGFTVRELVDGAFTDGWRLPPASEVPPNAPAAQAAPGFRRR; this is encoded by the coding sequence ATGACCACGGGAGATAGCGGGCCGCTTCTTCTTGCTCAGGGCCTGGAACGCGCCTTCGAGAGTGGAGGCCAGCGCGTCCTCGCGCTCCGCGGGGTGGACGTGGCCGTCTATCCGGGCGACCGGCTCGCGCTGATGGGCCGCTCCGGCTCGGGCAAGACCACCCTCCTGAACCTCTTGGGCGGCCTGGACAGGCCCACGTCGGGCACGGTCTTGTTTCAACAACAAGACCTGGGGAGACTGCCCGAAGCGCATCTCACGAAACTGCGCCGCACAAGCATCGGCTTCGTCTTCCAGTCCTTCGGCCTCATCCCGCTGCTCTCCGCCTACGAGAACGTGGAGCTGGCGCTGCGCATCGCGGGGGGGCCCGCCAGGGAACGCGACGGGCGCGCGAAGGAGTGCCTGGAGCTGGTGGGCCTGGCCCATCGCATGAAGCACCGGCCCTATGAGATGTCCGGCGGCGAGCAGCAGCGCGTCGCCATCGCTCGCGCCATCGCCAACCGCCCTCGCCTCATCCTGGCCGACGAGCCGACCGGCGAGCTGGACTCCACCAACGCCGCCGCCGTGTTCGCCCTGCTGCGGGACATCGCCCTGCGCGACGGCGCAGCAGTGGTCGTGGCGACCCATGACCCGCTTGTGAAGGATGCGGGGTTCACCGTGCGCGAGCTGGTGGACGGCGCGTTCACCGACGGCTGGCGGCTGCCCCCGGCCTCCGAAGTTCCGCCAAACGCACCCGCGGCCCAAGCGGCGCCCGGATTCCGCAGGCGCTGA
- a CDS encoding ABC transporter ATP-binding protein gives MGEPAVAEKRAEGRAFILCNDVFKIYKRANIEVVALRGMDLAVQRGEVVALVGPSGSGKTSLLNILAGLDKPSAGQVSVNGRDLLSVTEADLVRYRREDVGFVWQDVGRNLLPYLSAVENVALPMAIQGTPPVERLERARGLLEAMGLGPKTGRRPAELSGGEQQRVAIAVALANRPPLLLADEPTGELDERTAIDIFGLYSELRRSFGVTVVIVTHYPRIAEYVDRVVAMRDGRASTETMRVLTFRPAEQAGREEEFVVVDRAGRLQLPAEYVEKLGLGGRAKLRLKGDSIEVRRWEPRQDGERP, from the coding sequence ATGGGAGAACCGGCAGTGGCGGAGAAGCGCGCGGAAGGCCGGGCCTTCATCCTGTGCAACGACGTCTTCAAGATTTACAAGCGCGCCAACATTGAAGTGGTGGCCTTGCGCGGCATGGACCTGGCCGTCCAGCGGGGCGAGGTCGTAGCCCTTGTTGGCCCGTCAGGCTCCGGCAAGACCAGCCTCCTCAACATCCTCGCGGGCCTGGACAAGCCGTCCGCGGGCCAGGTCTCCGTCAACGGGCGCGACCTGCTCTCCGTAACGGAAGCCGATCTGGTCCGCTATCGCCGGGAGGACGTGGGCTTCGTCTGGCAGGACGTGGGGCGCAACCTCTTGCCCTATCTGTCCGCCGTGGAAAACGTGGCGCTCCCCATGGCCATCCAGGGCACGCCTCCGGTGGAGCGGCTGGAGCGGGCGCGGGGGCTGCTGGAGGCAATGGGCCTCGGCCCCAAGACTGGCCGGCGCCCGGCGGAGCTATCAGGCGGCGAGCAACAGCGCGTCGCCATCGCGGTGGCCCTGGCCAACCGCCCGCCCCTGCTGCTGGCGGACGAGCCCACGGGCGAGCTGGACGAGCGCACCGCCATTGACATCTTCGGGCTTTACAGCGAGCTGCGGAGGTCCTTCGGCGTCACCGTGGTCATCGTCACCCACTACCCCCGTATCGCCGAATACGTGGACCGGGTGGTGGCCATGCGGGACGGCCGCGCCAGCACCGAAACGATGCGCGTGCTCACCTTCCGCCCCGCGGAGCAGGCAGGCAGGGAGGAGGAGTTCGTGGTGGTGGACCGGGCGGGCCGCCTCCAGCTTCCCGCCGAGTACGTGGAGAAGCTTGGCCTGGGCGGGCGCGCGAAGCTCCGTCTCAAAGGCGACAGTATTGAAGTGCGGCGCTGGGAGCCACGTCAGGACGGCGAAAGGCCATGA